In Cicer arietinum cultivar CDC Frontier isolate Library 1 chromosome 7, Cicar.CDCFrontier_v2.0, whole genome shotgun sequence, a single window of DNA contains:
- the LOC101501006 gene encoding inorganic pyrophosphatase TTM1 yields MAQDTASGAESPQPRQGLLRDQVQLVKRKDSDRYEIVPIQDPLSFEKGFFIVIRACQLLAQKNDGIILVGVAGPSGAGKTVFTDKVLSFMPSIAVITMDNYNDSSRIIDGNFDDPRLTDYDTLLKNIHGLKSGKPVQVPIYDFKSSSRIGYRTLEVPSSRIVIIEGIYALSEKLRPLLDLRVSVTGGVHFDLVKRVLRDIQRAGQEPEEIIHQISETVYPMYKAFIEPDLQTAHIKIINKFNPFTGFQNPTYILKSAKTVTVDQIKAVISAEHTETEEETYDIYLLPPGEDPEACQSYLRMRNRDGKYNLMFEEWVTDSPFIISPRITFEVSVRLLGGLMALGYTIAAILKRSSHVFHDDKVSIKTDWLEQLNRLYVQVQGKDRNYVKFVAEKLDLDGSYVPRTYIEQIQLEKLVNDVMALPDDLKTKLSIDDDSVSSPKEALSRASADRRMKYLNRGISQSYSNQRDKILPKLTKLAINNRGFDGRALESPAPIANQGVITQLSDQISTLNERMDEFTSRIEELNSKFDPKRVSASQQNLALQAETCNGSGPTSLFVTGLGNGSLTGSLLPNSTSSSQLVRESPLMEEVLLVARGQRQIMHQLDTLSNLMQEYFGERSRLGKTDQASRMREVESLAVPLVLTLAIGAVSLFLFKGLTSKK; encoded by the exons ATGGCACAAGATACTGCTTCTGGTGCTGAATCGCCACAGCCGCGTCAAGGTCTATTACGAGATCAGGTTCAACTAGTTAAAAGAAAGGATTCTGATCGCTATGAGATTGTTCCAATCCAAGATCCTTTGTCGTTTGAGAAAGGATTTTTCATAGTTATTCGTGCATGCCAGTTGTTGGCTCAAAAAAACGATGGAATCATATTAGTAGGAGTTGCAGGTCCCTCTGGAGCTGGGAAAACTGTTTTCACTGATAAAGTCCTCAGTTTTATGCCAAGCATAGCTGTCATAACCATGGACAATTATAATGATTCTAGTCGAATCATAGACGGAAACTTTGATG ACCCTCGATTGACGGATTATGATACCTTGCTAAAAAATATACATGGTCTTAAATCAGGGAAGCCTGTTCAGGTTCCAATATATGATTTCAAGTCTAGTTCTCGCATCGGATACAG GACTCTTGAAGTCCCTAGCTCCCGTATTGTAATCATTGAAGGCATCTATGCCTTAAGTGAAAAATTACGACCTTTGCTTGATCTTCGTGTTTCTGTCACTGGTGGAGTTCATTTTGACCTTGTCAAGCGTGTTTTGCGGGACATTCAACGAGCTGGTCAAGAGCCAGAAGAAATAATTCATCAAATCTCTGAAACG GTATATCCCATGTATAAAGCTTTTATAGAGCCAGATCTCCAAACAGcacatataaaaattattaacaagtTTAATCCATTCACTGGATTCCAGAATCCCACCTACATATTGAAG TCAGCAAAAACTGTGACAGTGGATCAAATCAAGGCAGTTATTTCTGCAGAGCATACTGAAACCGAAGAGGAAACATACGATATATATCTTCTACCCCCTGGAGAAGACCCTGAAGCATGTCAATCATATTTGAGGATGAGAAACCGGGATGGAAAGTACAATCTTATGTTTGAG GAATGGGTTACGGATAGTCCGTTCATTATATCACCTAGAATTACTTTTGAGGTCAGTGTGCGTCTGCTTGGAGGGCTGATGGCATTGGGGTATACAATTGCAGCAATCCTGAAAAGAAGCAGCCATGTATTTCACGATGATAAAGTGTCGATAAAAACTGATTGGCTAGAACAACTTAATCGCCTATATGTCCAG GTGCAAGGGAAAGATAGGAATTATGTTAAATTTGTAGCAGAGAAACTGGATTTGGATGGTTCCTATGTACCTCGCACTTACATTGAACAAATTCAGCTAGAAAAGCTTGTAAATGATGTGATG GCACTGCCGGATGATCTGAAGACAAAACTGAGCATAGATGATGATTCAGTTTCAAGCCCCAAAGAAGCACTTTCCAGAGCTTCAGCAGATAGGAGAATGAAGTATCTTAATCG AGGTATTTCACAGTCATATTCAAATCAAAGGGACAAGATTCTACCTAAGTTGACTAAACTTGCTATAAATAACAGAGGATTCGACGGGAGAGCTCTAGAATCACCTGCTCCGATTGCCAACCAA GGAGTTATCACTCAACTGTCTGATCAAATTTCCACACTAAATGAAAGAATGGACGAGTTCACCTCCCGTATTGAAGAGCTGAATTCAAAGTTTGATCCTAAAAGAGTTTCAGCCAGCCAACAAAACCTGGCTTTACAGGCTGAGACCTGCAATGGCTCTGGCCCCACTTCTCTCTTTGTTACTGGATTAGGCAATGGTTCGTTGACTGGATCATTGCTACCTAATTCTACTTCATCCTCTCAACTGGTTAGAGAGTCTCCCCTAATGGAAGAG GTATTACTTGTTGCCCGAGGACAACGTCAAATCATGCATCAACTAGACACTCTAAGCAATCTTATGCAAGAATACTTTGGAGAAAGGTCACGGCTGGGAAAAACAGACCAGGCAAGCAGAATGCGCGAAGTTGAATCTCTTGCCGTCCCCCTTGTTCTGACTTTGGCCATTGGTGCTGTTAGTTTGTTCTTGTTCAAGGGTTTgacatctaaaaaataa
- the LOC113787656 gene encoding uncharacterized protein yields MPLLEIIGVTSTEMAFCVGFAYLQSERVDNFTWALQMVKEQITSGEVEVIVTDRDLALMNAVENVFPKAVNLLCLFHICKNVKAKCKMTVFSKKKQVQIMEAWEALIYSYDEAQYYMKLAIFEGICSSCSIFYHYVHEQWLIPHKERFVEAWTNRVMHFGNTTTQRVESAHWSLKRILQDSIGDICSVWETINSMIVLQHNEIIASFEKSIIQKVHRYSNRLYANLRGVVSKNAIDHIAAEYDRVKYVGIDQTECRCTIRTTHGLPCACEIARYSMIPRSIPLDAIHGWWSKLTFHVDASSQPSELSVKHEIDIIVKKFEELDVPGKISLKGKLREIAYPSTMSMFPPVAKVKTKGAKKGKSKVSKRDKSTKRDPSWWEYVDASVRCSGTNACSTIDTSKVEKLAPRPSVQKLTPRPSISKVQQPRVLLFKDWLPVEIHKFIDDIIDVGDDGNCGYRAVAALLGMGENCWAFIRQQCVIELQEFMSHYELLFGGENYVRQLIHNVYVEQVASKDNWMTLPEMGYVIASKFNVVVVALSLNQSQTYFPLRSPPPTSMSDHRVIVIAFVNNCHFVQVYLKSYSPIPPASNLWKNYCNEEARQ; encoded by the exons ATGCCATTACTTGAGATTATTGGTGTTACATCTACTGAAATGGCATTTTGTGTGGGATTTGCATATCTACAGTCTGAGCGTGTTGATAACTTCACATGGGCACTACAAATGGTGAAAGAACAGATTACAAGTGGTGAAGTTGAAGTCATCGTTACTGATAGAGACCTTGCTTTGATGAACGCAGTTGAAAATGTTTTTCCAAAAGCAGTGAATTTATTATGCTTGTTTCATATATGCAAGAATGTCAAAGCCAAGTGCAAGATGACCGTGTTTTCAAAAAAGAAGCAAGTGCAAATAATGGAGGCATGGGAGGCTCTTATTTACAGTTATGATGAGGCTCAATACTACATGAAGTTGGCTATCTTTGAAGGAATTTGTAGTAGCTGTTCGATTTTTTATCATTATGTACACGAGCAGTGGTTAATTCCTCACAAGGAAAGGTTTGTTGAGGCGTGGACAAATAGAGTTATGCACTTTGGGAACACCACAACACAAAGGGTTGAGTCGGCACATTGGAGTTTGAAAAGGATATTACAAGATAGTATTGGTGATATATGCAGTGTTTGGGAAACCATCAATAGCATGATTGTATTACAACACAATGAGATAATAGCATCATTTGAAAAGAGCATCATTCAAAAGGTGCATCGTTATAGTAACAGATTATACGCGAATTTGCGTGGTGTTGTGTCAAAAAATGCAATTGATCACATTGCGGCAGAGTATGATCGCGTGAAGTATGTAGGTATTGATCAGACTGAGTGTCGTTGCACAATTAGGACAACACATGgtctaccttgtgcatgtgaaatAGCCAGGTATAGTATGATCCCACGTTCCATTCCATTAGACGCTATTCATGGTTGGTGGAGTAAATTAACTTTCCATGTTGATGCATCGAGTCAACCTTCAGAGTTATCTGTGAAACATGAAATAGATATCATAGTGAAAAAGTTTGAAGAACTTGATGTACCTGGCAAAATTTCACTTAAAGGTAAATTACGAGAGATCGCGTATCCATCGACTATGTCGATGTTTCCACCGGTTGCCAAGGTTAAAACAAAAGGTGCAAAAAAAGGCAAAAGTAAGGTatcaaaaagagataaatcaacCAAGCGTGATCCATCTTGGTGGGAGTATGTGGATGCAAGTGTTCGATGTAGTGGTACAAATGCATGTAGCACTATAGATACCAGTAAAGTAGAAAAGCTAGCACCTCGACCATCAGTCCAAAAGCTCACACCTCGACCATCAATTAGCAAAGTTCAACAACCAAGAGTTCTCCTCTTCAAAGATTGGTTGCCAgttgaaattcataaattcataGATGACATTATTGATGTCGGTGATGATGGTAATTGTGGATATCGTGCAGTTGCAGCTTTACTTGGAATGGGTGAGAACTGTTGGGCATTCATCCGTCAACAGTGTGTGATAGAGCTTCAAGAGTTCATGTCTcattacgagttactatttggTGGAGAAAATTATGTTCGACAACTTATACACAATGTGTATGTTGAGCAAGTTGCGTCGAAGGATAATTGGATGACACTTCCAGAAATGGGATATGTGATTGCTTCGAAGTTTAACGTGGTTGTCGTCGCATTATCACTTAACCAATCACAAACATATTTTCCACTTCGGAGTCCACCACCAACATCTATGTCAGATCATCGTGTGATTGTTATTGCATTTGTTAATAATTGTCATTTCGTACAG GTTTACTTAAAGTCATATTCCCCTATACCACCAGCAAGTAATTTGTGGAAAAATTATTGCAATGAAGAAGCACGACAATGA